Part of the Salarias fasciatus chromosome 23 unlocalized genomic scaffold, fSalaFa1.1 super_scaffold_20, whole genome shotgun sequence genome, tgggactgaaAACTGGCTGaatgttttaataaatgaatCAAAGTTCAATTCAAGCAGTAGAGATGGGAAATAGTAGAGGAAAACACCTCCAGCTGTGATTAATGTCACTGTTCTGTAAATGAGTGGCTTCAGAGTAAAAGATATTTGATTTTACAGTGTAAGAGTCTGCGTGTGAAGTGAATTCACAGTTTTTCTGTAAATGGAGTGTTTAAAAACTATGATCTGCAGAAGTGGAGAGAGCACTACCTGACCACagttcagtttgtcttcagatTCACTCACATGGAGCCAAAGCTCATTCATCCAACACAAAAAGCGACTAAAAACAAAGCTAATCTCATTTAGCTCCACATGTGGTCTCTTAGCAATAAGTGTTTATTTCGTTATTGTGAAGGAAACAACCAGAAGAGGCTCGTTTGTCATGATACTTTGTCAAGACCGTGGTTCCCCTGGGAGTGAGGCGAAGTGTGACCCCTTGgcagggccggcgcgggcttctcaggcaccctgggcaagcccgacacgagcgccccgtggtagtgtctCAGAGAGTCGCGCCGCGGAAGTTGTtgagtgggggggtgggggtgggtgggggtgggggcacAGTCGGCAATAGTTGTCGAGGGGCGCGAGCGAGTGAACCAAGCAGTGCAAGCAGTGCGCGGCTCAAACGGCCGTCACAGCGGCGCACCCTGGGCGGTGCGCCTCACGGCCTCATCAAgcgcccccctatggctcggcgccctgggcaagtgccccggatgcccagcctcaTCGCCGGCCCTGGATTTAAAGCACATCATCAACATGAAGGTTGTATTTAGTGGAGCGGCACTCAACATTACACATCTGGATTTACATGACGGAACAACATTACAAGCAAGAGTAACGACAGGCGGTGGTGTCGTTAGGCTGATTTTAGGAGGCTGAAGCCCCCATAAAACTTTCTTAAGCCCCCTAAATAATTTGgtgctgtttaaaaagaatatttttttactAATTCATTTTCTACATAAAGCAGTTGgaatatgattttaaatgaattaacaTATAACCATTAATGATTTACTCAGATATGATCAGTAATCTGTCAGTTTCCCCTCATTTTATATCGTCAGCCAGAGAGCCCTTCAGTGAATCCATTCCACTGGTTCATATAGAGAACGACCACAACCTGGACTGGATGAGAATCCAGTCCAGGTTTTCCCTGTGACCTGTGTCTGTGTCAGCGGTACCTGCgcgtgagcgtgtgtgaagAACACAGCTGAAAAGAGAGGGACTTGGACGGATGGGTGAAAGATGGATACAAGAAAGCTTTTCAGTAAAGTCAGTCTTGATCACTACTGGTAGTAACAGCTGTTTAGctccagctgacagcaggaagtccCATGGAATTAATGAACCAAATGCTGCTTGTCTCACAAATAAAGACCTGACTTTTAACATTACAGACCAGGGTTCTCAAACCTTTTCGGTCCAGGGACCTTGTCAGGGAGCAACATTTTTTAAGGACTCCTCATAATCCTCTTGCTAATTGAACACAATGTGACATTTGAAACCCCAAAAGCTCTATGAATTGTCTATTTTTTCAAACCTAAACATTAAAGATCTGTAGAGTAGAAATGAACTTAACTCAATTAAATTGGAGTAATGCCAATACAATTTCTATAATTTTAAACACAACGAAAGACTCATTGAAACTACGTTTTCACTTCACAGCATAGAATTTTAAATTTGCAGCTTTTCCAGCTTTCAGAACAGGAGCACAGCTGTAATGTGGATGTTATGTTCTCGTCAGGCAGGTCAGAGGGCAGCTCTCATGTTCCAGTGGGGTCCTGgagttccagcagctgcaggaagttaaGGAGTTAAGCAGGTAGTGTGTGCAGTGGAACGTTCTGTACAGTACCTGTTGATCAAGTGTTGAGTTCTGAAGATTCTTTCCTTCATCTTCCAGTGACTCCAGACAGTCTGAACCCTGACTCAGTCCGGAAGAacaagtaagtaagtaaaatttatttatagagcacttttTACAGATCAtccgtcacaaagtgcttcacagtatAAAAAGCACAAAGAGATCAGAGAAATTGCACAACACATAAAAACAGGGAGGTCAGAGTCATATAGACAGAATATGCTACTGCCAAGACAACGCTGACCGGTGGTCCAGAATGccttctgaaacagaaatgttttcaagagTTTCATCAAAGCATTCCCCGAGTCCAGGGAGTTTTAAAACGAGTACGGGGGACTCTCAGGAGATTCTTATCCGACGACCTCAGGCTTCGGGCCGAGCTGTAGGGTGTCATTAAATCTCTGATATACAGGTCCTCCTCAAAAAATTAGCATGTCGTGATAAAGTTCAATATTTTCTAACAGGTTAAAGTAGTGAGAAGAAcagtctgtttctctgttctggactgatggatgaCAAACAGCATTTCATCTCCTGGGGGCTCAGCCCCCCTGAACTTAAAACCGAGCCACTCCCTTGATGAAAGGTGTATTTTTACTGATCCCATACATGAaaaaaccaagaagaaaaaatagAGGGTGTGAATGTTTGGTCTCCAGCTGTCTCCAGACTCTCAACAGTCCGTCACCGGAAGTGGTGTTACAGCTCAAACTCTACACATCAAAACATGGTTGGTCACTGCTCGTTTCTAAAGGAATGTTTCAAGCTGAACTAGCTGAACTAAAATCACCTGAATCAATTAATTTCTATTGCGatcaaaaaaatgaatataattACAtcatttgtaattaattaatcttaTTAATCACATTTGAATCTCAAATCTGCTTTAGGTCCTCAAGTGAAGAATTTGAATTCTAGGACGTTATTTAGATGGAAAAATGATTTCAATAATGGCAGAATATATTGCCAAGCCGGTTTGTCATATATTTAATCTGAGTTTAAAAGAATGTCTCTTCCCTAATACTTGGAAACTGGCTAAAGTCATCCCTCTACGAAAAGATAATAAGCTTGCTCTCAATGGCACTAACAGCAGACCCATTAGTATATTGCCTGTTCTGAGTAAGATTATGGAAAAGCTTATATTTGCAcagatttcacaatattttatgaattttaacCTTGCCTCTGATTCTCAGCATGCTTTTAAAGACTGTCACTCTACTTCCACTGCACTTGTTCATATGACTGATGACTGGCTGTGTAAACTTGATGCAAGAAATTATGTTGGGGCGGTCTTCTTAGATTTTAGTGCAGCCTTTGATATGATCGATCACAACTTGTTGTTGGACAAACTATCCGCATATGGTTTTTCTGGTTGCTCTCTTGAGTGGTTTAAGAGTTATTTATCAAATCGATCTCAGTCAGTATACTTCAATGGTAGCTTTTCTTCTGTACTGGGGCTAGAATGTGGAGTACCACTGTCttggtcctctgtgtttctcGATATTTACAAATGATCTTCCTTTTATCTTAAAGAAATCCTCTGTTGCCATGTATGCTGATGATTCTACTATATATTATGGGTCGGAGAACCTGCGGATCCTAAATAATACGCTTCAAAGTGAGCTAGACCAGGTATTTGAATGGGTGGTATCTAACAAGTTAGCATTAAAtataagtaaaacaaagtgcatgacTCTAAATTATAGAAGGCAATCAATGAATAGTAATCTTTTGTCCCTCACCTTAAATAATATACACCTGGAGCAGGTGCATAAGGTTGATCTCTTGGGCTTAACCATAGATGAAAATTTGAGCTGGACTAGTCATGTTAATAAAATTGCGACAAAAATGGGAAGAGCTCTTTCGGCTATCAGACGATGCGCCTACTTCATGACAGACTCATCTGTCAAATATGTCACCCAGTCATTAGTTTTATCTCATTTAGATTACTGCTCAGTCTTATGGTCGGGAACCACTAAAAAAGATATTGAAAAGCTACAAGTACTACAGAATAAAGCTGCACGGCTGGTTCTTCGTTGCCCACTCCGAACACACATTGGATATATGCATCGCTGTCTCTCATGGCTACCTGTAGAGCGGAGGTTACAGAAGAATCTCGTCATTTTCCTTCAGAATatacagataaaaatgaaacctagGCCTCTTTTTGAGAGAATCATGTACATTCATCAACGCCATAACCATTTCACCAGGTGTCATACAGAGGATTACATTTCTCTCCCTAAGGCTCGGACAGGTGCTATGCAGAGTACAGTGATGTACAGGGCAGCTAATCGGTGGAATAATTTACCTGCAGCAGTAAGGAaagagaacaacataaaaaggtttaaatctgTGATCGCGGAAATTTTTAAATCTTGATTTAATTGTTGgtgcatttttaatgttggttatgttttaattgtattaggGTCTTGTTTCACTCTATCATTTGTGAATATACATTCTTTTCACCCTTTTCTATATTAATAACGGGTTTCTGCACTGCTTGttatgattattttatcttGTGTATTCTGTTcactatttctgtgttttaatcttGTGTACTTTGAtatgtgatgtttgtttttgttatggACCCCAAGAAGACTAGTTGTCACCTAGGTGACAACTAATGGGGATCTaatctctaaataaataaataaataaatagaattgtagtgcatgactcatcaaatgaaacaccgagaagagaagatctgaaatccacatttttattgatgatgaatgaaagctgTCAGGACGTCtcgtccaaaataaattctgttcCCAATCAGGCAGCTCAAATAAGACTTTCAGTGTATTTCATTAATGACATTCAAAAGAAGACCGTCTTACATTAAGATGATCTGAGGATAAAATAGAAGCATCTCCCATGAGACCGATCATCCCTCTTTCAGCTGACAGGGTtgggttggggttagggttaTAGGGTCAGGTTTGGGTTTGGGGCTGCAGACGGTCTAACTCATGTCTTGGTCCCTTTAGTTTCTGGGTGTCTTGCTTCCTCCTCTACCTGCAGACGGTCTAACCTATATCCTGGTGCTTGAAGGACTCTCTACTGGAACTCTCATCTCTTCATTTGGTCTTTCTTGAGTCATCCTAACCATCTCCTCATTAGTTTCCTTTACTGAAAGTTGTGCAGTCGCTTCTGGACGTTTGGCAGCAGAGTTCCAGTCAGACTGACAGTCTTTTCTTCGCCTCTTCTCTTGGCAGTGCACACAGCTTTAATGAAAGGTTTTGAGTACGAGCTGTCCATGGGCCTTCAAGTCTGATTTGCCTCCTCAGGACTTCCATGAAacaatttgatttattttacccACTGTTATCTTCGTAAAGCTTTGACTTTATTCTGTTTATTCTGATCCTCTTTCTCTATGTACATCCAGCTTAACATTCTTAATCACCTTTGATTGTGTCTCCTTGTGAAACACAGATCGACCTTGTGTCTGAATCCGTTTATCGCTGACAGCAGTGTGTCTGAAAGCATGAACTCAAATGAACTCGGCTCAttccagctgcagtgagcaCAAAGACATGGAGGACTCCGAGCCGGACTCAAGTCCAAACCTGAAGCCGGCATACAGAGGCTCTGTGAACTCAGTGGAGACAGTGTAGAGGTGGATCGGCCTCCCCGAGGACACTCTGTAGAAGGACAGCGTCCCAGCAGGACGGTCCACGTACACAGCCACTCTGTTGGAGgctgagggggtggaggaggtggaggagatgggtGTTGTTTTCTGATTGTGGCAGAAAGAGAACCCGCCTTGCTCGGAGCActtcagactccaggactgactGGTCTTTCCTAAGACCCCCTGGGAAGTGCTCCCCTTCCGGGGGATTCCTCCGTAGCTGACGGACACATGAAGCTTTCCTTTCCAGTCCACCTCCCAGTACGAGCGGGCCGTCAGCTGGTtcctgcacagcagctgagggTGGCAGTCAAACCTGTCTGAGTGATGGGGGTACCGCTGGTCCTCCCCCACGTGCCAGGCCGTCCTGCGGTCTTCGGACAGCTTGATCCATCTGTGGACCGTGTTGCAGTCCAGTTCCAGGTCACACCAGTCTGATGGAGGAAAGGTGGAGTTTCATTCAGTGTCTCCCGCTCTGGTGAGCCTGAGGTGAGCAGCAGGGCTGGATGTTggggtttctgtgtttttacttACACTTCTTCAGACCTGGGGTCATCCAGCGGGCTCCACCAGGCTCCACCCTgagaggaggtcagagttcatcaCACATAcgtaaatacaaaacattttcttcactgGGACAGACTGAGTGTCTGGTTGGTCACTCCTCATGAACAAGAGGATTTAGAGGACCAGCTCAGAGGACCAGCTGGATTCAGGGGACCAGCTCAAATACTAGATCTAAAAATGATGTTCTGCTCCCCCGAGTGTTTCTAAACAGTGGATAATGGAGAAGAGGCTGTTTCTGCTGGTGTTCCTACAGAAATCTGCTTTTGTTCCACAGTGGGTAAAGAAATGTTACTCTTCCTGGTCTGACGGCTCAGTGACAGTCAGACCTTCCTGGAGGGTGAAATACTCCAGATGTTGGTCCCTCCTACATACAGAAATCCGAAATCCAAACTCCTGCATAGGAAGTGGCGTGATGTGTGCATGAGCAGCACGTCTAAATGAGGCCTCCGGTGATCGTCTGCCCTTCATTCAGCAAGCGACTGGAGACAAACCCCCGACTGCCTGGTAGCTCACCACAGTGTGACTGATGATCTCTGGTCCCGCTTGAGATCCTGGACGGCACGATGGAGCTCCGGTCCCCGCCTCTCCCAGGTcattgtagctcaggtccagctctttCAGacgggtctgggtggaggtcagagCCGAGGCCAGATCCCGGCAGCCTTTCTCTGTGATCAGACAGCCTGACAGTCTGCAGATACACAGAGAAACACCTCGGATCACTGCTGGGTACTGTCACAGACCCAGCGAGAAGAAAACAGCCCATCCAAGGAGTTTATCAGTCACCAAGCGCAGTGACACCAGATAATCTGATTTATGAGGCAtttgagaaaatgaaattatttacCTGATCAAATCAGACGATTCTCTCAAAGCTACTTTAGACTCAAAGAACAGAAATCATCTGCTGCTAATATTTCAATGAGAATAAACAACAGGGAACAAAAGAGAAGTCCTCCTGAAAGGCGGCCTCAGTAATACTGACAAATCTGATCAGTTAAGACCAACATTAGCCCTGAATGCTCATGTGTACATGACCCCTCCTTCATGTAATGCAATCTTTCTGAAGATCTGAGGGATGTAAACTAAAGCAtaatctgcaggaaaacaaggaGAAAGATGAGATCAAGCTGTATTTAACTGTTAATGGAGGCCTTACCACCCTGAACACTGCCTGCAAGATGAATGACCTCTGAGGAGAAAGGTCAGTTCACCCTGTGATCTAAACctgacagagaggagcagctcttcatGGTTCACCACTGTCTGGACACCTTTCCAAACATTTTagaaaagccattttcaaacaACAGTGCCAGAAACCAGTGTCCACCTTAAAAAACTCATCTGCACCCAGTCTGAAACCCTGTCTTATCTTCAGAACATCAGCCCATCTTTAGTAGAAAGACTGCTCTGAACCAGCGTATGAAACCATCACTGATAATGAGAACAGCGGGAGAACCACTGTTCCTGAACACTCTCACAAACTACTGTCTGAATCATCCACTGTCTGTCAGCACGTCTGAAACCACTGTCAGTGAGCATGTCTGACAGCCACCGTCCCTGCTGTGTCCAGGTGAGTGTCTGGTCCtgctgacctgagagcttccagttcaCAGAGTGGTCCCTTCAGTCcttcagagagcagctggacTCCCGAGTCCctcaggtcgttgttactcaggtccagctcCTTCAGACTGCAGGACTGAGAGCTGATGATGTTGGACAGAAGTCCACAGCTTTCCTGGGACAGGTTACAGCCACTCAGCCTAAAGAGGGGAAGAGGGAAGCTGTTCATTTCATGTTTCTAGCTGAAAGACGGCAGATATTCACCGATGGTCTGATGGACTGAGCACCTACAGAGCTTCATTACAGGTTCTGACGATGGGCAGTAAACTCCGGAAGGCCTCCTCTGAGGCGCCATACTGTTTCAGGTCAAACCGCTCCAGGTTTTCCTCTGACGACAGcaggatgaagaccagagctgaccactgagcatgGGAAAGAGTGTCGGTGGCAAGGCGTCCTGCACTCAGGTACCCTTggacctggtcctccagggAGCGATCGTTCAGCTcgttcagacagtggaacagaaaaGTGCTCCTCTCCGCTGGCAGATCTGCAGTCATCTTGCTCTTGATGTGCTGGACGGTCTCCTGTCTGGCCAGTGGACTTGCTGTCTGTGGCAGCAGGCCTTGGAGATGGatctgatttgatttcattGAAAGACCCAGAAGGAaccggaggaacaagtccaggcgTCCATGTGGGGCCTTCAAGACCTCGTCCACAGTGTCCTGGTAGAACTGGATCTGAGCAGTCACATCTCTCTTTGTCTCACAGGTCTTGGTGGGACTTGAAGTTTGTCCCTTCAGTATGTTCACTCCATGGTTGGTGAAGGTCACATGGGCATAAAGAGCAGCAAGGAACTCCTGGAAGCTCAGGTGGAGGAAGGTAAAGACCTGAATGTGGCCCACCCCTTTCTGCTCTTTAAAGATCTGTGTAAAGAGTCCGGAGTAGACTGAGGCGGCCCTGATATCGATGCCACACTCCTTCAGGTCCGACTCGTAGAAGATCAGGTTGCCTTTTTGCAGCTGGTCAAAAGCCAGTTTCCCCAGAGAGGTGATCATCGCGGTAGTCTGCGTAGTCCAGGGTGAGTCTGTTTCGGCTCCTCCGTCATACTTGACCTTCTTCAGTTCCGTCTGCATCACCAAGATGTGGATGAACATCTCAGTCAAGGTCCTGGGCAGCTCTCCTTCGTCCCCACTCCGCAGGACTTTCTCCAGAACGGcggcagtgatccagcagaaagCCGGGATGTGGCACAGGATGTGAAAGGTCCGAGAcatctggatgtgggagatgatcctgctggcctgcttgGGCTCTTTGAACCTCTttctgaagtactcctccttctgagGGTCGCTGAAGCCTTGAACCTCCGTCACCCTGTGGACACACCCAGCAGGGATGTGATTGGCTGCCGCAGGCCGGGTGGTGATCCAGATGAGTGCAGAAGGAAGCAGCTTTCCCCAGATCAGGTTCGTCAGAAGAAGAGTGAGGTGGACACTTGAGGGTCCGTCTGGACCTCGTTACcgtggaagtccagagggagtcgacactcgtCCAGACCGTTCAGGATGAACAGAACCCGGAAGTCTTCCAATCGGCAGATTCCTTCTGTAGTTACGGGGAAGAAGTGGAgaagcagctccaccaggctgaaGCGCTTCTCTTTCAGCACGTTCAGCTCTCTGAAgttgaatggaaatgtgaagtggatGTCTTCGTTGAGCTTGTCTTCGGCCCaatccagagtgaacttctgtgtgAGGATGGTTTTCCCCGATGCCAGCCACGCCTCTggtcagcactgttctgatgGCCTTGTGTCCGTCAGGTTTGAACAGATCACACTGCTGGATCTTCTTCTGTGGCCTGACGGTTTTCCTGAAAACTGCCTCAATATGATCAAACTCGGGAAACTGGTTGGGATCCTCGTCCTTCGCCTCGGTGATGTCTTGCTCGGTGTAGATCTCACTGAAAGCtgtttgacttcctgttttcGCAATGCCCTCAAACAGATGT contains:
- the LOC115383882 gene encoding LOW QUALITY PROTEIN: NACHT, LRR and PYD domains-containing protein 4-like (The sequence of the model RefSeq protein was modified relative to this genomic sequence to represent the inferred CDS: inserted 1 base in 1 codon; deleted 1 base in 1 codon), with product MSLPQTPLEEIMFFLGASLISRPLFQLLQEHFFTFVSNELKNMKKALDLDPSEYFRSLSEGDDEERMRGKREPFLKLTLHFLRELNEDGLADRLQSHTEAVICQRKLKARLRENCQHLFEGIAKTGSQTAFSEIYTEQDITEAKDEDPNQFPEFDHIEAVFRKTVRPQKKIQQCDLFKPDGHKAIRTVLTRGVAGIGKTILTQKFTLDWAEDKLNEDIHFTFPFNFRELNVLKEKRFSLVELLLHFFPVTTEGICRLEDFRVLFILNGLDECRLPLDFHGNEVQTDPQVSTSXLLLTNLIWGKLLPSALIWITTRPAAANHIPAGCVHRVTEVQGFSDPQKEEYFRKRFKEPKQASRIISHIQMSRTFHILCHIPAFCWITAAVLEKVLRSGDEGELPRTLTEMFIHILVMQTELKKVKYDGGAETDSPWTTQTTAMITSLGKLAFDQLQKGNLIFYESDLKECGIDIRAASVYSGLFTQIFKEQKGVGHIQVFTFLHLSFQEFLAALYAHVTFTNHGVNILKGQTSSPTKTCETKRDVTAQIQFYQDTVDEVLKAPHGRLDLFLRFLLGLSMKSNQIHLQGLLPQTASPLARQETVQHIKSKMTADLPAERSTFLFHCLNELNDRSLEDQVQGYLSAGRLATDTLSHAQWSALVFILLSSEENLERFDLKQYGASEEAFRSLLPIVRTCNEALLSGCNLSQESCGLLSNIISSQSCSLKELDLSNNDLRDSGVQLLSEGLKGPLCELEALRLSGCLITEKGCRDLASALTSTQTRLKELDLSYNDLGEAGTGAPSVEPGGARWMTPGLKKYWCDLELDCNTVHRWIKLSEDRRTAWHVGEDQRYPHHSDRFDCHPQLLCRNQLTARSYWEVDWKGKLHVSVSYGGIPRKGSTSQGVLGKTSQSWSLKCSEQGGFSFCHNQKTTPISSTSSTPSASNRVAVYVDRPAGTLSFYRVSSGRPIHLYTVSTEFTEPLYAGFRFGLESGSESSMSLCSLQLE